One part of the Magallana gigas chromosome 5, xbMagGiga1.1, whole genome shotgun sequence genome encodes these proteins:
- the LOC105328437 gene encoding uncharacterized protein isoform X7 yields the protein MFYHKVYMNQIHSSSLLCQLASMWKNQVLCDAVIKAGNSQIKAHRVVLVAACPMLHSMKNASVGSNLEVRLAADIKADAINTFLQYLYEGFMMLTEENTKDVEKIARVLQVESVLKCCADFYKCLHAGDKYEYSFHDNAEFKHVRASDLLKVHERNKRTSEIQPPSPGAKRQRIQSRGSSDSFNDFGASDPWDRVPREGLMGSSSTRNTQPGVIEIMEDSVEIVHSDKPEDSGGTRRDNPQDRMSISVASQMKANNDVQIINASSGSEPPPRITASSSESSRFSSHPSFSHSQGSSSLGFRHDPNFANPNSASGSRLPTSPSAHSRMPSPSSAYHLPQRTSAHSQPKPFAAGNAAQASKSYNIPSPGEQSRSSQDQSRVTAGASTLSFSSSSSSLVGPPSSSPSTSTQAPQPVALWRSTSSDAVATGSTAASQMSEKPLLHRSESTPATSDADISIVKVESEVSFDEQFHGDDPNVTFEPDDQSGDWNREDTSNEESNASEDKMPQWMADTMKGWMRQQPAQSLAAFEKSLLTSYPTNQYDTMNAVAKCRDPLTGQYHVAISEVDGKLKPCVLCTSQKVKTHSGWYCYTRKRCSACKVPLCCNDRHCFNRYHNALFSKATQGQTST from the exons ATGTTTTACCATAAGGTTTACATGAACCAGATCCATTCCAGTTCTCTTCTATGTCAGCTGGCCTCCATGTGGAAGAACCAGGTTCTATGTGATGCAGTCATTAAAGCAGGAAACAGTCAAATTAAA GCGCACAGGGTAGTCTTAGTTGCTGCATGCCCCATGCTACATTCCATGAAGAATGCCTCGGTGGGCTCCAATCTGGAAGTGAGGCTAGCAGCAGACATTAAAGCAGATGCCATCAACACTTTCCTTCAGTACTTATATGAGGGCTTCATGATGCTGACAGAAGAAAACACCAAAGATGTGGAAAAGATTGCACGGGTCTTGCAGGTGGAAAGTGTTCTGAAGTGTTGTGCAGACTTCTACAAGTGTTTGCATGCAGGTGATAAATATGAATACAGTTTCCACGATAATGCAGAGTTCAAGCATGTCAGAGCATCAGATCTTCTCAAGGTTCATGAAAGAAACAAAAGAACCTCTGAGATACAACCCCCAAGTCCAGGAGCTAAACGTCAAAGAATTCAAAGCAGGGGTTCCTCAGACTCTTTCAATGATTTTGGAGCAAGTGACCCATGGGATAGAGTTCCTAGAGAAGGACTCATGGGAAGCTCCTCAACAAGAAACACCCAACCAGGGGTCATTGAGATCATGGAAGATAGTGTGGAAATAGTGCACTCGGATAAACCAGAAGACTCCGGAGGGACGCGTCGGGACAATCCACAAGACAGAATGTCCATATCTGTGGCCAGTCAAATGAAAGCAAACAATGATGTTCAGATCATTAATGCTTCCAGTGGATCAGAGCCCCCACCTCGTATCACAGCAAGCAGTTCAGAATCATCTAGATTTTCTTCTCATCCTTCATTTTCACATTCTCAGGGATCATCAAGTTTGGGTTTTCGACATGATCCTAACTTCGCTAATCCAAATAGTGCATCAGGTAGCAGACTCCCTACATCTCCTTCAGCTCATTCTAGAATGCCATCTCCTTCATCAGCTTATCATCTTCCTCAAAGAACCTCAGCACATTCACAACCAAAGCCATTCGCCGCAGGAAATGCTGCCCAGGCATCAAAGAGTTACAACATACCGTCACCAGGGGAACAGTCGCGCTCTTCCCAGGATCAGTCACGGGTAACGGCAGGAGCAAGCACCTTGTCGTTTTCCTCATCTTCATCTTCATTGGTAGGTCCTCCATCATCCTCTCCATCTACTTCTACACAAGCACCTCAACCAGTGGCTTTATGGAGGAGTACCAGTTCTGATGCAGTGGCTACAGGGTCTACAGCAGCCTCCCAGATGTCAGAGAAGCCATTGCTGCATAG GTCAGAAAGTACACCAGCCACTTCTGATGCAGATATTTCCATAGTTAAAGTGGAAAGTGAGGTGTCATTTGATGAACAATTCCATGGTGACGACCCTAATGTCACCTTTGAACCTGACGACCAATCAGGAGACTGGAACAGAGAAGACACATCTAATGAAGAAAGCAATGCAAGTGAAGACAAGATGCCCCAGTGGATGGCCGATACAATGAAAG GCTGGATGCGACAACAACCAGCCCAGTCCCTTGCAGCCTTTGAAAAGTCCCTTCTGACCTCCTACCCTACCAATCAATATGACACTATGAACGCAGTGGCTAAGTGCCGTGACCCCCTGACCGGCCAGTATCACGTGGCCATCTCCGAGGTAGACGGTAAACTCAAGCCCTGTGTCTTGTGTACCAGTCAGAAAGTCAAAACACACTCCGGGTGGTACTGCTACACCCGAAAACGATGCTCTGCGTGTAAGGTACCCCTTTGCTGCAACGACAGACATTGCTTTAATAGGTATCACAATGCCCTGTTTTCTAAGGCTACCCAAGGACAGACTTCAACATAA
- the LOC105328437 gene encoding uncharacterized protein isoform X1, whose protein sequence is MFYHKVYMNQIHSSSLLCQLASMWKNQVLCDAVIKAGNSQIKAHRVVLVAACPMLHSMKNASVGSNLEVRLAADIKADAINTFLQYLYEGFMMLTEENTKDVEKIARVLQVESVLKCCADFYKCLHAGDKYEYSFHDNAEFKHVRASDLLKVHERNKRTSEIQPPSPGAKRQRIQSRGSSDSFNDFGASDPWDRVPREGLMGSSSTRNTQPGVIEIMEDSVEIVHSDKPEDSGGTRRDNPQDRMSISVASQMKANNDVQIINASSGSEPPPRITASSSESSRFSSHPSFSHSQGSSSLGFRHDPNFANPNSASGSRLPTSPSAHSRMPSPSSAYHLPQRTSAHSQPKPFAAGNAAQASKSYNIPSPGEQSRSSQDQSRVTAGASTLSFSSSSSSLVGPPSSSPSTSTQAPQPVALWRSTSSDAVATGSTAASQMSEKPLLHRSESTPATSDADISIVKVESEVSFDEQFHGDDPNVTFEPDDQSGDWNREDTSNEESNASEDKMPQWMADTMKANTTDDRPSPSGDPSGGRSKLSEYIDKLHELQTKAMYFDMMRNRPKVSASSDPVEDIESADSSSEVLKGLDLTIRSSQQKHVPIYNKDRKYTPCLYCGRLKNRTRSGWRVNTFYRCLQCDVPLCVNDRNCFVLYHKYFLGMTNVENPGRRRSRDTGQVEVKKETNG, encoded by the exons ATGTTTTACCATAAGGTTTACATGAACCAGATCCATTCCAGTTCTCTTCTATGTCAGCTGGCCTCCATGTGGAAGAACCAGGTTCTATGTGATGCAGTCATTAAAGCAGGAAACAGTCAAATTAAA GCGCACAGGGTAGTCTTAGTTGCTGCATGCCCCATGCTACATTCCATGAAGAATGCCTCGGTGGGCTCCAATCTGGAAGTGAGGCTAGCAGCAGACATTAAAGCAGATGCCATCAACACTTTCCTTCAGTACTTATATGAGGGCTTCATGATGCTGACAGAAGAAAACACCAAAGATGTGGAAAAGATTGCACGGGTCTTGCAGGTGGAAAGTGTTCTGAAGTGTTGTGCAGACTTCTACAAGTGTTTGCATGCAGGTGATAAATATGAATACAGTTTCCACGATAATGCAGAGTTCAAGCATGTCAGAGCATCAGATCTTCTCAAGGTTCATGAAAGAAACAAAAGAACCTCTGAGATACAACCCCCAAGTCCAGGAGCTAAACGTCAAAGAATTCAAAGCAGGGGTTCCTCAGACTCTTTCAATGATTTTGGAGCAAGTGACCCATGGGATAGAGTTCCTAGAGAAGGACTCATGGGAAGCTCCTCAACAAGAAACACCCAACCAGGGGTCATTGAGATCATGGAAGATAGTGTGGAAATAGTGCACTCGGATAAACCAGAAGACTCCGGAGGGACGCGTCGGGACAATCCACAAGACAGAATGTCCATATCTGTGGCCAGTCAAATGAAAGCAAACAATGATGTTCAGATCATTAATGCTTCCAGTGGATCAGAGCCCCCACCTCGTATCACAGCAAGCAGTTCAGAATCATCTAGATTTTCTTCTCATCCTTCATTTTCACATTCTCAGGGATCATCAAGTTTGGGTTTTCGACATGATCCTAACTTCGCTAATCCAAATAGTGCATCAGGTAGCAGACTCCCTACATCTCCTTCAGCTCATTCTAGAATGCCATCTCCTTCATCAGCTTATCATCTTCCTCAAAGAACCTCAGCACATTCACAACCAAAGCCATTCGCCGCAGGAAATGCTGCCCAGGCATCAAAGAGTTACAACATACCGTCACCAGGGGAACAGTCGCGCTCTTCCCAGGATCAGTCACGGGTAACGGCAGGAGCAAGCACCTTGTCGTTTTCCTCATCTTCATCTTCATTGGTAGGTCCTCCATCATCCTCTCCATCTACTTCTACACAAGCACCTCAACCAGTGGCTTTATGGAGGAGTACCAGTTCTGATGCAGTGGCTACAGGGTCTACAGCAGCCTCCCAGATGTCAGAGAAGCCATTGCTGCATAG GTCAGAAAGTACACCAGCCACTTCTGATGCAGATATTTCCATAGTTAAAGTGGAAAGTGAGGTGTCATTTGATGAACAATTCCATGGTGACGACCCTAATGTCACCTTTGAACCTGACGACCAATCAGGAGACTGGAACAGAGAAGACACATCTAATGAAGAAAGCAATGCAAGTGAAGACAAGATGCCCCAGTGGATGGCCGATACAATGAAAG CAAACACGACAGATGACCGACCTTCGCCCTCAGGAGACCCGTCGGGTGGCAGAAGTAAACTTTCCGAGTACATCGATAAATTACACGAACTCC AAACAAAGGCAATGTACTTTGACATGATGCGCAACAGACCTAAAGTATCGGCTTCTTCTGACCCTGTGGAGGACATAGAGAGTGCAGACTCGTCCTCAGAGGTCCTCAAAGGACTGGACCTGACCATAAGGTCCTCCCAACAGAAACACGTGCCGATCTACAACAAAGACCGGAAGTACACCCCGTGTCTCTACTGCGGGAGGCTGAAGAACCGAACCCGGTCCGGATGGCGGGTGAACACGTTTTACCGATGTCTTCAGTGTGACGTTCCCCTGTGTGTAAATGACCGAAACTGCTTTGTGCTTTATCATAAATACTTTCTGGGTATGACGAATGTTGAAAATCCAGGACGACGTAGATCACGTGACACAGGTCAAGTGGAAGTGAAAAAGGAAACcaatggttaa
- the LOC105328437 gene encoding uncharacterized protein isoform X11: protein MFYHKVYMNQIHSSSLLCQLASMWKNQVLCDAVIKAGNSQIKAHRVVLVAACPMLHSMKNASVGSNLEVRLAADIKADAINTFLQYLYEGFMMLTEENTKDVEKIARVLQVESVLKCCADFYKCLHAGDKYEYSFHDNAEFKHVRASDLLKVHERNKRTSEIQPPSPGAKRQRIQSRGSSDSFNDFGASDPWDRVPREGLMGSSSTRNTQPGVIEIMEDSVEIVHSDKPEDSGGTRRDNPQDRMSISVASQMKANNDVQIINASSGSEPPPRITASSSESSRFSSHPSFSHSQGSSSLGFRHDPNFANPNSASGSRLPTSPSAHSRMPSPSSAYHLPQRTSAHSQPKPFAAGNAAQASKSYNIPSPGEQSRSSQDQSRVTAGASTLSFSSSSSSLVGPPSSSPSTSTQAPQPVALWRSTSSDAVATGSTAASQMSEKPLLHRSESTPATSDADISIVKVESEVSFDEQFHGDDPNVTFEPDDQSGDWNREDTSNEESNASEDKMPQWMADTMKGRKLIDVMDIQMSPGFPNYDADIHRVEPNIDKKKKRCIFCKLRKNRTKSGWDVLTESHCSHCQMPLCVRDSRNCFGVYHTLVHTGVIQPFLKRPDHHSKLM from the exons ATGTTTTACCATAAGGTTTACATGAACCAGATCCATTCCAGTTCTCTTCTATGTCAGCTGGCCTCCATGTGGAAGAACCAGGTTCTATGTGATGCAGTCATTAAAGCAGGAAACAGTCAAATTAAA GCGCACAGGGTAGTCTTAGTTGCTGCATGCCCCATGCTACATTCCATGAAGAATGCCTCGGTGGGCTCCAATCTGGAAGTGAGGCTAGCAGCAGACATTAAAGCAGATGCCATCAACACTTTCCTTCAGTACTTATATGAGGGCTTCATGATGCTGACAGAAGAAAACACCAAAGATGTGGAAAAGATTGCACGGGTCTTGCAGGTGGAAAGTGTTCTGAAGTGTTGTGCAGACTTCTACAAGTGTTTGCATGCAGGTGATAAATATGAATACAGTTTCCACGATAATGCAGAGTTCAAGCATGTCAGAGCATCAGATCTTCTCAAGGTTCATGAAAGAAACAAAAGAACCTCTGAGATACAACCCCCAAGTCCAGGAGCTAAACGTCAAAGAATTCAAAGCAGGGGTTCCTCAGACTCTTTCAATGATTTTGGAGCAAGTGACCCATGGGATAGAGTTCCTAGAGAAGGACTCATGGGAAGCTCCTCAACAAGAAACACCCAACCAGGGGTCATTGAGATCATGGAAGATAGTGTGGAAATAGTGCACTCGGATAAACCAGAAGACTCCGGAGGGACGCGTCGGGACAATCCACAAGACAGAATGTCCATATCTGTGGCCAGTCAAATGAAAGCAAACAATGATGTTCAGATCATTAATGCTTCCAGTGGATCAGAGCCCCCACCTCGTATCACAGCAAGCAGTTCAGAATCATCTAGATTTTCTTCTCATCCTTCATTTTCACATTCTCAGGGATCATCAAGTTTGGGTTTTCGACATGATCCTAACTTCGCTAATCCAAATAGTGCATCAGGTAGCAGACTCCCTACATCTCCTTCAGCTCATTCTAGAATGCCATCTCCTTCATCAGCTTATCATCTTCCTCAAAGAACCTCAGCACATTCACAACCAAAGCCATTCGCCGCAGGAAATGCTGCCCAGGCATCAAAGAGTTACAACATACCGTCACCAGGGGAACAGTCGCGCTCTTCCCAGGATCAGTCACGGGTAACGGCAGGAGCAAGCACCTTGTCGTTTTCCTCATCTTCATCTTCATTGGTAGGTCCTCCATCATCCTCTCCATCTACTTCTACACAAGCACCTCAACCAGTGGCTTTATGGAGGAGTACCAGTTCTGATGCAGTGGCTACAGGGTCTACAGCAGCCTCCCAGATGTCAGAGAAGCCATTGCTGCATAG GTCAGAAAGTACACCAGCCACTTCTGATGCAGATATTTCCATAGTTAAAGTGGAAAGTGAGGTGTCATTTGATGAACAATTCCATGGTGACGACCCTAATGTCACCTTTGAACCTGACGACCAATCAGGAGACTGGAACAGAGAAGACACATCTAATGAAGAAAGCAATGCAAGTGAAGACAAGATGCCCCAGTGGATGGCCGATACAATGAAAG GTCGCAAATTGATAGACGTAATGGACATTCAGATGTCTCCTGGTTTCCCAAACTACGACGCTGATATTCACAGGGTGGAACCAAACATCGACAAGAAGAAAAAACGATGCATCTTTTGCAAACTCCGCAAGAACCGAACCAAGAGCGGCTGGGACGTCTTAACGGAGTCTCACTGCTCGCATTGTCAGATGCCTTTGTGTGTCCGGGACTCCAGGAACTGTTTCGGCGTATATCACACCTTAGTCCACACTGGGGTCATTCAGCCTTTCCTGAAAAGACCAGACCATCATTCGAAACTAATGTAG
- the LOC105328437 gene encoding uncharacterized protein isoform X5, with protein sequence MFYHKVYMNQIHSSSLLCQLASMWKNQVLCDAVIKAGNSQIKAHRVVLVAACPMLHSMKNASVGSNLEVRLAADIKADAINTFLQYLYEGFMMLTEENTKDVEKIARVLQVESVLKCCADFYKCLHAGDKYEYSFHDNAEFKHVRASDLLKVHERNKRTSEIQPPSPGAKRQRIQSRGSSDSFNDFGASDPWDRVPREGLMGSSSTRNTQPGVIEIMEDSVEIVHSDKPEDSGGTRRDNPQDRMSISVASQMKANNDVQIINASSGSEPPPRITASSSESSRFSSHPSFSHSQGSSSLGFRHDPNFANPNSASGSRLPTSPSAHSRMPSPSSAYHLPQRTSAHSQPKPFAAGNAAQASKSYNIPSPGEQSRSSQDQSRVTAGASTLSFSSSSSSLVGPPSSSPSTSTQAPQPVALWRSTSSDAVATGSTAASQMSEKPLLHRSESTPATSDADISIVKVESEVSFDEQFHGDDPNVTFEPDDQSGDWNREDTSNEESNASEDKMPQWMADTMKEALANAKQKARHSTCGQRTETAPTSSTPKGQIIEQELISIAEAALHFPQNNPELKQKRCALCRHQNITTKRGWVVLTNFCCARCLVPLCTGERNCFKIYHRLLFSGQIKALPTGRVSMLGSQKMFQKYTKNPPS encoded by the exons ATGTTTTACCATAAGGTTTACATGAACCAGATCCATTCCAGTTCTCTTCTATGTCAGCTGGCCTCCATGTGGAAGAACCAGGTTCTATGTGATGCAGTCATTAAAGCAGGAAACAGTCAAATTAAA GCGCACAGGGTAGTCTTAGTTGCTGCATGCCCCATGCTACATTCCATGAAGAATGCCTCGGTGGGCTCCAATCTGGAAGTGAGGCTAGCAGCAGACATTAAAGCAGATGCCATCAACACTTTCCTTCAGTACTTATATGAGGGCTTCATGATGCTGACAGAAGAAAACACCAAAGATGTGGAAAAGATTGCACGGGTCTTGCAGGTGGAAAGTGTTCTGAAGTGTTGTGCAGACTTCTACAAGTGTTTGCATGCAGGTGATAAATATGAATACAGTTTCCACGATAATGCAGAGTTCAAGCATGTCAGAGCATCAGATCTTCTCAAGGTTCATGAAAGAAACAAAAGAACCTCTGAGATACAACCCCCAAGTCCAGGAGCTAAACGTCAAAGAATTCAAAGCAGGGGTTCCTCAGACTCTTTCAATGATTTTGGAGCAAGTGACCCATGGGATAGAGTTCCTAGAGAAGGACTCATGGGAAGCTCCTCAACAAGAAACACCCAACCAGGGGTCATTGAGATCATGGAAGATAGTGTGGAAATAGTGCACTCGGATAAACCAGAAGACTCCGGAGGGACGCGTCGGGACAATCCACAAGACAGAATGTCCATATCTGTGGCCAGTCAAATGAAAGCAAACAATGATGTTCAGATCATTAATGCTTCCAGTGGATCAGAGCCCCCACCTCGTATCACAGCAAGCAGTTCAGAATCATCTAGATTTTCTTCTCATCCTTCATTTTCACATTCTCAGGGATCATCAAGTTTGGGTTTTCGACATGATCCTAACTTCGCTAATCCAAATAGTGCATCAGGTAGCAGACTCCCTACATCTCCTTCAGCTCATTCTAGAATGCCATCTCCTTCATCAGCTTATCATCTTCCTCAAAGAACCTCAGCACATTCACAACCAAAGCCATTCGCCGCAGGAAATGCTGCCCAGGCATCAAAGAGTTACAACATACCGTCACCAGGGGAACAGTCGCGCTCTTCCCAGGATCAGTCACGGGTAACGGCAGGAGCAAGCACCTTGTCGTTTTCCTCATCTTCATCTTCATTGGTAGGTCCTCCATCATCCTCTCCATCTACTTCTACACAAGCACCTCAACCAGTGGCTTTATGGAGGAGTACCAGTTCTGATGCAGTGGCTACAGGGTCTACAGCAGCCTCCCAGATGTCAGAGAAGCCATTGCTGCATAG GTCAGAAAGTACACCAGCCACTTCTGATGCAGATATTTCCATAGTTAAAGTGGAAAGTGAGGTGTCATTTGATGAACAATTCCATGGTGACGACCCTAATGTCACCTTTGAACCTGACGACCAATCAGGAGACTGGAACAGAGAAGACACATCTAATGAAGAAAGCAATGCAAGTGAAGACAAGATGCCCCAGTGGATGGCCGATACAATGAAAG AGGCACTGGCCAATGCTAAACAGAAAGCGAGGCACTCGACCTGTGGTCAAAGAACAGAGACCGCGCCCACATCATCAACGCCTAAAGGTCAAATAATCGAACAAGAGCTAATCTCTATAGCCGAGGCGGCTTTGCACTTCCCTCAGAACAACCCAGAATTAAAACAGAAACGGTGCGCCCTTTGCCGGCACCAGAATATTACAACCAAAAGGGGATGGGTGGTTCTGACCAATTTTTGCTGTGCCCGGTGTTTGGTTCCTCTGTGTACCGGGGAGAGGAACTGTTTTAAGATTTACCACAGGTTGTTGTTTTCTGGCCAGATAAAGGCGCTGCCAACTGGCCGTGTGAGTATGTTAGGCTCTCAGAAGATGTTTCAAAAGTATACCAAAAACCCGCCTTCTTAA
- the LOC105328437 gene encoding longitudinals lacking protein, isoforms H/M/V isoform X9 — MFYHKVYMNQIHSSSLLCQLASMWKNQVLCDAVIKAGNSQIKAHRVVLVAACPMLHSMKNASVGSNLEVRLAADIKADAINTFLQYLYEGFMMLTEENTKDVEKIARVLQVESVLKCCADFYKCLHAGDKYEYSFHDNAEFKHVRASDLLKVHERNKRTSEIQPPSPGAKRQRIQSRGSSDSFNDFGASDPWDRVPREGLMGSSSTRNTQPGVIEIMEDSVEIVHSDKPEDSGGTRRDNPQDRMSISVASQMKANNDVQIINASSGSEPPPRITASSSESSRFSSHPSFSHSQGSSSLGFRHDPNFANPNSASGSRLPTSPSAHSRMPSPSSAYHLPQRTSAHSQPKPFAAGNAAQASKSYNIPSPGEQSRSSQDQSRVTAGASTLSFSSSSSSLVGPPSSSPSTSTQAPQPVALWRSTSSDAVATGSTAASQMSEKPLLHRSESTPATSDADISIVKVESEVSFDEQFHGDDPNVTFEPDDQSGDWNREDTSNEESNASEDKMPQWMADTMKETLEHGRTMQNFLPPARVYHENYNHTHILVPTEGCKLQACVICALNDVKTKSGLRVYTRQKCSICDVPLCKSKRDCYRVFHEHYAKRRQSLDQAPVFDTDIFKGTGQC; from the exons ATGTTTTACCATAAGGTTTACATGAACCAGATCCATTCCAGTTCTCTTCTATGTCAGCTGGCCTCCATGTGGAAGAACCAGGTTCTATGTGATGCAGTCATTAAAGCAGGAAACAGTCAAATTAAA GCGCACAGGGTAGTCTTAGTTGCTGCATGCCCCATGCTACATTCCATGAAGAATGCCTCGGTGGGCTCCAATCTGGAAGTGAGGCTAGCAGCAGACATTAAAGCAGATGCCATCAACACTTTCCTTCAGTACTTATATGAGGGCTTCATGATGCTGACAGAAGAAAACACCAAAGATGTGGAAAAGATTGCACGGGTCTTGCAGGTGGAAAGTGTTCTGAAGTGTTGTGCAGACTTCTACAAGTGTTTGCATGCAGGTGATAAATATGAATACAGTTTCCACGATAATGCAGAGTTCAAGCATGTCAGAGCATCAGATCTTCTCAAGGTTCATGAAAGAAACAAAAGAACCTCTGAGATACAACCCCCAAGTCCAGGAGCTAAACGTCAAAGAATTCAAAGCAGGGGTTCCTCAGACTCTTTCAATGATTTTGGAGCAAGTGACCCATGGGATAGAGTTCCTAGAGAAGGACTCATGGGAAGCTCCTCAACAAGAAACACCCAACCAGGGGTCATTGAGATCATGGAAGATAGTGTGGAAATAGTGCACTCGGATAAACCAGAAGACTCCGGAGGGACGCGTCGGGACAATCCACAAGACAGAATGTCCATATCTGTGGCCAGTCAAATGAAAGCAAACAATGATGTTCAGATCATTAATGCTTCCAGTGGATCAGAGCCCCCACCTCGTATCACAGCAAGCAGTTCAGAATCATCTAGATTTTCTTCTCATCCTTCATTTTCACATTCTCAGGGATCATCAAGTTTGGGTTTTCGACATGATCCTAACTTCGCTAATCCAAATAGTGCATCAGGTAGCAGACTCCCTACATCTCCTTCAGCTCATTCTAGAATGCCATCTCCTTCATCAGCTTATCATCTTCCTCAAAGAACCTCAGCACATTCACAACCAAAGCCATTCGCCGCAGGAAATGCTGCCCAGGCATCAAAGAGTTACAACATACCGTCACCAGGGGAACAGTCGCGCTCTTCCCAGGATCAGTCACGGGTAACGGCAGGAGCAAGCACCTTGTCGTTTTCCTCATCTTCATCTTCATTGGTAGGTCCTCCATCATCCTCTCCATCTACTTCTACACAAGCACCTCAACCAGTGGCTTTATGGAGGAGTACCAGTTCTGATGCAGTGGCTACAGGGTCTACAGCAGCCTCCCAGATGTCAGAGAAGCCATTGCTGCATAG GTCAGAAAGTACACCAGCCACTTCTGATGCAGATATTTCCATAGTTAAAGTGGAAAGTGAGGTGTCATTTGATGAACAATTCCATGGTGACGACCCTAATGTCACCTTTGAACCTGACGACCAATCAGGAGACTGGAACAGAGAAGACACATCTAATGAAGAAAGCAATGCAAGTGAAGACAAGATGCCCCAGTGGATGGCCGATACAATGAAAG AAACGTTAGAACATGGTCGAACAATGCAAAACTTTCTTCCCCCTGCGAGAGTGTACCATGAGAATTACAATCATACCCACATATTGGTCCCCACAGAGGGATGTAAACTGCAGGCTTGTGTAATCTGTGCATTGAATGACGTAAAGACAAAGTCAGGGTTACGCGTGTATACCAGACAAAAGTGTAGTATATGTGACGTGCCGCTCTGTAAGAGTAAGAGGGACTGTTATAGAGTGTTCCACGAACATTACGCTAAAAGAAGACAATCCTTGGACCAGGCACCCGTGTTTGACACAGATATTTTCAA AGGCACTGGCCAATGCTAA